Proteins encoded by one window of Polaribacter haliotis:
- the rsmG gene encoding 16S rRNA (guanine(527)-N(7))-methyltransferase RsmG, producing MDIIHKYFKNLSETQIQQFSKLQELYQDWNLKINVVSRKDIDELYLRHVLHSLGIAKIVNFKPGSKVMDVGTGGGFPGIPLAILFPETQFHLVDSIGKKIKVVDEVVAGLGLENVKTTNGRVEEVKDTYDFIVSRAVAQMETFVGWTRGKINKKQNHDIKNGILYLKGGDLTEELKIYTSATIYDLPDYFDEEFFETKKVVHLGMKFKG from the coding sequence ATGGATATTATTCACAAATATTTTAAAAATTTATCAGAAACGCAAATTCAACAGTTTAGTAAGTTACAAGAGTTGTACCAAGATTGGAATTTGAAAATAAATGTTGTTTCGAGAAAAGATATCGACGAGTTATACTTGCGTCATGTTTTACATTCTTTAGGAATCGCTAAAATTGTAAATTTTAAACCGGGTTCTAAAGTTATGGATGTTGGTACTGGAGGAGGTTTTCCTGGAATTCCATTGGCAATTTTATTTCCTGAAACTCAGTTTCATTTGGTAGATTCTATCGGAAAAAAGATAAAAGTGGTGGATGAAGTTGTGGCTGGTTTGGGTTTAGAAAATGTTAAAACCACCAATGGAAGAGTAGAGGAAGTAAAAGATACCTACGATTTTATTGTAAGTAGAGCAGTAGCACAAATGGAAACTTTTGTAGGTTGGACAAGAGGAAAAATCAATAAAAAACAGAATCACGATATTAAAAACGGAATTCTATATTTAAAAGGTGGCGATTTAACGGAAGAATTAAAAATCTATACTTCTGCCACGATTTACGATTTACCTGATTATTTTGATGAAGAGTTTTTTGAGACTAAAAAAGTAGTGCATTTGGGAATGAAGTTTAAGGGGTAG
- a CDS encoding fatty acid desaturase family protein — MKTINFSRVDKAKFFRTLNKRVNNYFKDNNLKRTGNWKLYTKAIIMFSLFLIPFILILTVSMPQWVMILLMVVTGIGMAGVGMNVMHDANHESFSKRKWVNKLMGSSIYILAGNVYNWKVQHNVLHHTFTNVEGHDEDIDAGRIIRFSQHSSWLPIHKIQKYYSIFLYGLLTINWAITTDIKQMHSYLKRKLSYGKFPNPKVEWTKLVISKIVYYALWIVLPLLVLDVAWWKVLVGFFVMHYTAGMILSLVFQLAHIVPNTEMPLPDKDGNLEHTWAVHQLYTTSNFAPTNWLVNFYTGGLNHQVEHHIFPHISHVHYNNLAKIVKETAQEFNLPYNEYKTMRKAVVEHFRHLGVLGQKPELA, encoded by the coding sequence ATGAAAACAATAAATTTTTCCAGAGTAGATAAAGCCAAATTCTTTAGAACTCTAAATAAAAGAGTAAATAATTATTTTAAAGATAATAACCTAAAAAGAACAGGAAACTGGAAATTGTACACCAAAGCAATTATTATGTTTTCTCTTTTCTTAATTCCTTTTATTTTAATATTAACGGTTTCTATGCCACAATGGGTTATGATTTTGTTGATGGTCGTTACAGGAATTGGAATGGCTGGTGTTGGTATGAATGTAATGCACGATGCAAACCACGAGTCTTTTTCTAAAAGAAAATGGGTAAATAAATTAATGGGAAGTAGTATTTACATCCTTGCAGGAAACGTTTATAATTGGAAAGTACAACACAATGTTTTACACCACACATTTACAAATGTAGAAGGCCATGATGAAGATATAGATGCAGGTAGAATTATCCGTTTTTCCCAACATTCTTCTTGGTTACCAATTCATAAAATTCAAAAATATTATTCGATATTTTTATATGGTTTATTAACCATAAACTGGGCAATTACTACAGATATTAAGCAAATGCACAGTTATTTAAAAAGAAAATTATCTTATGGTAAATTTCCAAACCCAAAAGTAGAATGGACAAAATTGGTAATTTCTAAAATTGTGTATTACGCACTTTGGATTGTTTTACCTTTATTAGTTTTAGACGTTGCTTGGTGGAAAGTTTTAGTAGGTTTCTTTGTAATGCATTATACAGCAGGTATGATTTTAAGTTTGGTTTTTCAATTGGCACACATTGTACCAAACACAGAAATGCCACTTCCAGACAAAGACGGAAATTTAGAACACACTTGGGCAGTCCACCAATTATACACCACCTCTAACTTTGCGCCTACGAATTGGTTGGTAAACTTCTATACAGGAGGTTTAAATCATCAAGTTGAACATCATATTTTTCCACACATTTCTCATGTACATTATAATAATTTAGCTAAAATTGTAAAAGAAACAGCACAAGAATTTAATTTGCCTTATAACGAATATAAAACAATGCGTAAAGCAGTTGTGGAGCACTTTAGACACTTAGGCGTTTTAGGTCAAAAGCCAGAATTGGCATAA